AAGTTATACTAGGAAAGAAAACAAGTTGGAAGAACCCTGCTATCAAAAGCAGAACTGGACGAAAGTAGGAGAAATAGAAAGATTGCTAACTTTGCtagtgaaaaaatttaatatagacaCCAATGATGCAATAGTGCAGCTCATAGAAAACTTATGTCAGAATCAGGTTAGTGAGAGGCTAACAGTTAAACAAAGTCGAAATAATGAATATGGACACAATAAAAATACAACAATATAATGTGCAAAGCTTAAAATCAAACAAGTCATATAGATTTTtttgatcaaaaaaataaaattgatatagTGTGCCTTCAGGAGATATTTTCTCAtgacataaaaaaatgtaatCACAAATTAATtggatttaatttattaaaaaaaactagGACCGATGGGTATGGAGGAGTAGCCATTGGTTttagaaaacaaataaaatttacaaaaatcaaatttCATACTGATCAGGATATTTTAATAGCAAAAACAACTAATTTAAAAACGAATTTAACTATTTGCACGGCATACTTTCCGCCAAACCTAGGTACACAAATGTTTGAATTGGAAGTAAGTAGAATTTTAGCTCATctggaaaaatttgaaaacgtTCTATTCCTTGGGGACTTTAATGCACGGATGTGCACCTGGGGGGATGTAGTGGATACTGCAAAAGGTAAATTTTTACATAGTGCTGTAAACAATATTAATTTGGATATGTCTGAATGATGGGTCGGCGACATATCACTGTGCTAATTATAATACGAACTCGGTTTTAGATTTAGCCTTTACCAACATGGGAAGACTACCAGTTTTCAAATGTCATGATGGGTACCTGGGTGGCAGCCATCACAAGCCGATAGTCATAGAAATGATAAATAGCAAACAACCAAACCTTTTTGTAGCTAGAAAAAAGCTCCAAGATAATTTAAATACGGTAGATTTCATAGATTTGGAAGACTTTGAAAGAAAATTAAGACATGTGAGGAAAAAAGCAACTATTGATTTGAACAATACGGGATACACACCAAAAGCGTGGTGGGATAAAGAACTGGAAAAACATTATAGAGTCCTGACAGCCAAAAGGAAAAAAGCTCGGCAAACAGGCAATGTATTGGACCTTGAAGCGGCAGCAATTGAATCGGAAAGATGGAAGAAAGCAGTTAAGGAAGCGAAAAGGAAAAATTATCTggaaaaaattgaagaaataaaCATGAACCCAAATGCTAAGGAGGCGTGGCGGTTTGTGAACAATGTTCATAACATGAATCACGGCGAAAAAAATTTATGGGCAGAAGAAGATAATGCGAACTATCTTAAAGAACTTGAACAGCAAGTAAAACAAAGTAGCACAAACATATCTGAGCAGGATATGGCAAGTGGGCAACAATTAAGGGAGGAATTATGTTTTAGTTTTGAAAAGTTCCTTGAGTTATTAAACAAGAAAAAATCTACTGCGGGGGGTTTGGATAGGATCACGTTTGATATGCTAAAAGATCTTTCAATTAAAACAAAAGAGGGTCTGTTTTATGCGCTAGTAGAACACTTTAAGAACAATACAGTAAAGGCAGAATGGAGGGAAATAAAAATTATCCCTATCCCTAAGGCTGGGAAGACTTGGATGATTTCAGAAACTATAGACCCATATCACTGTTATCTGTAGTCGTAAAAAGTCTCAATATGATGATAAAAGATAAATTAACGGAATTTATAGAAAATAAGAAAGTAATTCCTAACAGAAGCTTTGCATATAGGGAAAATCGATCTGCCACGATGTGTCTAAATGAAGCCTTGCACTACATTGCAGaggtaaaaagcaaaaaaaacaagGTTTTCATATGCATCCTAGATATTTCAAATGCATACAACTGTGTTGATTTAAAAATTCTCTACAATATTCTAATACAGAAAGAAGTTCATCCAAACATTGCTAAGTGGATATTTAACTTATTTTCAAACAGAAAGTTGACTTTAGGGAAACAcacaatacaaattaaaaatggtCTACCGCAGGGTAGTTGTCTTTCGCCCATACTGTTCAATGTGTACACTGGAAGATTGCATGAGGTTAATGACGAAAAtacacaaatatttcaatatgcGGATGATGTGGCAATAATTTGCCATGGCAAAACAGACGAGGAGGCACTGTTGAGATTAAAAACtaatataacaaattttaaacagctTTGTGAGGAAATTAACTTAGAATTCAATACAGGAAAAACGTGTTTCATGTACATGAGCACTACAAAAAGAAGGTTTAATTTACAACTAAATGGAGATAGCATACAACAAGTAGAAAAAGTAAAATGGCTAGGTAGAATAGTCAGTGCCAATTTGACTTCCAAAGAACATGTGCAGGGAATTAAAAACTCCATCATAAATGCAAAAAACCTCATAAGTAAATTGACAACAATTAGGGCAGGTCTGGCTcccaaaaatgctgtaaatttattcaaaacttATGTTAGATCGAAAGCGGAATATGCAAACACGACGTTTGCAGATGCGCCAAAAGGAGCGGGTAAGCAGTTAATTACGTCTGTAAATGAAACTCTGAGAAGATGCCTGGGTGTCCCACCAAACACACCAACGTATGCAAGATATGCTCTGGCCTGTGAACTTCCTCCACTCTCCAGAGCGCTTTGGTTAACTTCCAAAGAATTGACGAAACAATGGCTATTGAACCCGGAAATGAAGAACAGTATACAAAAAAATAGCACAGCTAGATCGAGTTACAGCTATGCATATAATCAGTTTAGACATGTTTTGGATAAGATAAATACAAAGACAAGCtttcaaaaatataataatataaaatttacatattCGAAATTAAGTAATTCCAAAAGGGAATAttcaagagaaaatttaaaagcaaTGTACTATGCCAAATTGGACGAGCTTGTAAATGAGGAATTCTATACACTGGCCACAGATGCCTCAGTTGAAGGTGATAGTACGGGATGTGCTGTATATGACATTGAAAGTAAGGTATCCTATCTTTTCAAAATAGACCAGGTTTTTACTTCAACTTTTGGAGAATTGGTGGCAATATATGAAGCGGTGAAGCTAGCAATAAGGTTTAAACGAAACAAATTAGCTATTTTTACGGACAGCCTAGGAGCAATAAGTATTCTTGATTGTGAtagcacaacaaattttttagtAGCGGAAATTCATAATCAATTGCAGGCATCAAAAATTGAGACAATCCAAATAATTTGGGTACCCAGTCATATGGGTATAACATTCAATGAAAAAGCTGATGAAGCGGCAAAAAAAGCAACTGAAGTAGGACAACATCTAAATCCAGATTTAACACCCAGAGAAGCCCTTCTGAGAATTGGCAGGGAACTATGGGACAGAACGTTAGGAGAAATAAAAGACAAGTGTCCAAAACTGGATGCAGATATTATAGAACTAATAGCATTAAAGGAAAAGAAACCttggtttaaaaacaaaaaaaacacattaAATGCATATGACACGAAGTTATTGAATAGACTGATTTTAGGATATACGTATGGAAagatatacttaaaaaaatttaaagcaaacaTCTCTGACCACTGCCAAGTATGCTATGTGGCAGAAACGACGCAGCACATGATATTTGAatgcaacaaatacagtgcctTCAGAACCAGTaccatttttaaaaaattcaataatttaaaagatctctttatgacaaaaaatttttcgtattatgaagaattaattaattttctgcATAATGCTGGTCTTGCTAATTCActttaaagctaaaaaaaaaaaaaaaaaacaataacaataaacatTAGATGTAAGATTCCTAGGTAGTAGAATATTTGCCCTAATATTAATAAGAACTTTTGTATTAAAAAGACAAAACGGAgtaaagatatatgtatatatacatatagatatGTACAAACCTTAATGTTAAGTAAGAAATGTTAAACAGTAGTAatgaacttttaaaaaaatatatatatcaatcAAAATAACTTGCAAAAATGTATACTTAActtgttataaaaattataataagtaggATAAAGGGATGAGATACTTATTATATGCTAATATGTACACAACTTATCAAAATGTAATAAATTTGTAAGCCtaccaccatttttttttttctgaagtaaaaagtaaaaacaatataaaattgaGATAATTAGTACGACTCTGTGAACATGGGAGCAAATGACAGAACGCACAGCTGTTATCTGAGGTTCACATTTCCACATCGCCAAAAATTGTCAAAGAAAGTGACATAAATAAAAACCATTACATTATCAACCTGGTGTATAGAGGAACAGATATAACTCTCACCATTTTAGCTGTATGTGCGACAGCATcaaagcgcaaaaaaaaaaaaaaaaaatttaaagacgcgttggttgaactagccggttaataaagacctcacatagactggatgtgtccacagtgttatcagaatttttttttcgaccaaacggaagaaccccaatcaggtaccaggacttatgttagagaataactccgtccttgtcattgtggtaaaagtctagttgagaggggtcgactgctaatacgctatccaaaatatcgagagaggtgtcaaaagacgcgtattggccGCGActataatccgaaggcggagaagaaggtaaaagtctagttgaggggtagactgctaatacgctaccaaatatCGAAAAAGGTGTCAAAcggcgcgtcttgacatcagtattaataatccgaaggcggaaaataaaaattttaactcgttcaaaacatattaacgaaaaaccgaaaaaagacccgcgtgTCCCTCCGAAACCAGGgatggtatccatagtatttttgcgcagaacacgtttctgcgatggaggccttcggccgcgctttaaaaaaatttccctGGGTGTGTCcagcaccggtttggagacccaaactatatccgcgcaaaacactcaTGTTTAGAATTTTTTTCTGGTTACattacaataaccacatgaaaatagccaacttcaactgcaaatatctcccggcagagatacgatttttttccgccttcgtattattgttgtcgaggtcaatacgcgtcttatgacacctctctcgatatttttggtagcgtattagcagtcgacccctcacaactagacttttaccgttgTAGtaataacgataaagacactccccaaaggcttttTCTATAGTGTTATCGCTTTTcatggtcctttggcggatatagattcggtacgccTCGGTAACAGAGCAGCATTAAGGTACTACCCCATCTCGATAACGATTAATATGGACCACATTAAACCTcctaggccatcccgccttccgcacccctagctccatgaggaacttgggatcgccagagcttcgcctgctaaatgtgtatgatacattcatatttgtaacaggattccccttgcgtaggtgaggttgacaattggggttGCGAAAACTTTGAAGATATAAagcattgcgcttatcaacccattGAATCCCAATAACTCCGTCATCTTGGcatatactagaagttttctagggccTAGCCTAATTGCTGCTTCGAGCCGCCCCTAATAACTttagccttgacctggcgagcgcatgacacgaacacagaacgtgctcaaccgtttcttcctgcagctcacacttcctacacctgctgttactgacgaggcctaacttataagtatgtgacgccataaggcagtgtccgattagtatgcccatcgtgagcctcaagtcttttctcttcagagatatgagtcaCTTTGTGAGTCTGATAtcataggctttgcacatgatcttagaaattttgcagccctacGCTTTTgaccacgcctttcctgcttgatggatcatatgcaactcctgtctccttttaatttttcccaaacggattgggacttctgttgtcgtttcagcgagtgttggacccgcctttgccaactcatcggccttttcggtaccttctatccctttatgaccgggaacctagTATATATTTATGGACCGGACTCCGgactgagcgaagtttttccaatgcttctttgcattccagaacacttaaGCCTTCTTGCAGCTGCTAACGCGAcgtttttggccattaggtctgcagcgGCATGTCTAGAATGgcgtgcaatgctgctgtcggggtagtttttggtgctcccgttatgctaatcattgatactctgcaaaCCCCcttaagttttttggtatacgtacttttttgtgggGCTATCCACCAAACAAGAATTCCATTGTAAATGTGTATACGCCCGAAAactgtcttaaataaataaataatgtaaggtGCGATTTACTATTATACCATATTAAGGTTTAAAATGATTTTCATATTCGGCACCGAGGGTTCATTGTGAATATCCTAATTTCGAtaataataaacatatgtatatgtagctcTTGTTATGGAAATTTGGAATTGTTATTTCTAGGAAAATTCATTTTAATTCCATCTAAGTACATATACATTATTTGGTACCAAAAGTTCCTTTGGAAAATGTAAGAGTTCTCTTTCGTTACTTAATTGGTTGGGTCTTAATTTCACACCAATTTCTTAATGAAAACAACTTCTTAGTTAGTTGATTTAATGTCTGGACCCCTCGATAGCGTATAAATTTTACAGCAAAACATACCAAGTACCACAACAGAAGAATGTAGAATAATTGATCAAATAAAAGAATGATTGCCAAGATCGCCTCCAACGAATTCATAGTAGCTTTGTATTCGTCCACCCAAGCGTCGGTATACTCATTAAATCTGGACACTAAACTCATTTatcaattttgtttaaattttttattatttttcataccCAGAATTACCTTTCAGACTCCCTAATTCTATGGTTGAGTTAACATCGATTTTAAGACAGTGAAATACGTCATCCCATTTCCGATCAGCTGCCAGTTTATCTAAATTCGTACACTGTGTATTGAGCATTGTTGATGGTATGTTTAAAGTAAAAGCAATTTTCTTTGTTGACTGATTTGACGAGTTTTGTATTTCACTTTTGAAAAGAAATTCAATCTCCACTTTGATATTTTTATTACATAGAAATTATTGTGGAAACGAtatcggtaaaagtctagttgagaggTCGACTGCAAATACGCTGCCAAAAATatcgaggtgtcaaaagacgcgtattgaccccGACAACAGTAATCTGAATATATCCGCAATACCCTCTAAACCTTCGGGAGATTTTTGGGGTAACATCGACATTATAATTTACAAACTTTGCTCCTTATTCATTAACAAACCCAAGATATTTatgaagctttttaaaatgacatttccatacaaatttctaAATATAAGAACTTTATAAGTCAATATTTCTTTATGAATATGTGGGTAAgcatatacgtatatacatagtACGTTCAACgaaaattttatacatacatgtgtacatttaaataaattgagtgtatttatttcaaaataaaaaaggaaaaaaaaataaacttaatagtcagttagatatatgtatgtatcatgtACGCTTTTAATTCTTTGTCGTTCGTGGCataaaataattgataaaatGAGATGACAtagtaaatattttaatttacctCTTAACAATTTTGGTAAATGTGTTAGGTTCgaatgttttatatatatttatgcacCGTGCCACTCTCAGCTTCAGAATATTCgttaacaatatatgtatgtagtaaaaTTTGGAGACCATATGAAACCATTCTAGAGTACAAACATTTCATTATAAATCATCAAAGTTGTTCGTGAGTTTTATATGTAAGTAGAAAACTGTACGAATCTAAGAGTGCTAGTCTCTTTATATGTAGAAAATATTCTACTGAATACACAGATATACAATATACATAGTCTTGAGAAATCACTTTATAATTACGGTACATATATTCACCATGACCAATTATCATCATTTCTATTCCTTTGACATATAGCAACTTTCGAATTGTTAAAGGTTTACTCAAAACATGTAAAACATTATGCATGCAAAATATGCAGTAAGTTTCTTATTTATATTCTTGAATAGGTGTCACACACACAAAGGCTTGAGCTTATTGGTATTAAGACCCAAATTTGAAGGATGTGGGAACAGTTTGTTGTGGAAATGCAAAACCTCCACGTTTCTCTATGAGCTTTGATTCTTTAGCTGCTTTTCGTTGATCTGCGGTAACTACAATCTCTTGCAACGCCTTAGTTTGCTCGGTTGTAAGACCTGATGTTAGAAGTACATACCACGCTTGATCTTGAGTTGATAAtgctgtaaaaaaaaataaataaaaaagagaaaaaccaTTTAAATATGTAGCATTTACGTATTCTTTCATTTTATATATAAGTGGGTGGAATTTTTTTGGCCGgacaaaagacaaaaaaaaaactaaaaaaaaaaaactaaaaaaaaaagctaaaaaaaaaaataccaatacATGTGCGATGTTCAACTATATTCATCTTTAACTGCAGttaaaactcgcactgaaaaactagGTTCTTAGTCGAAGTTACGCAGAACGGTTTGTAGAAAAGAATTACCTGTAAATACTTCTTTAAATGTCACATATTCATCAATCGCATTTTCCTCTTCGTCCTCATCGATTGGCGTGGTAAAACCTTCAAGTGCAGTTTCATTTAGATCATCGACAGATTCTTCTTCTTCATCATCGGAATCTTCATCATCTTTTATTTCAGCTTTCATTTCGAAGCCAGCTTCtgcagatttttttttagaaatttcaccaaTTTGTTCTAAATAATTGGATGCAAATTCATCGACTTCATCTTCATCGCTCGACAGAGCCTCTGTTAGTTAATAAATTACAGTTAAGAAAATACATTGAGTCCCTAAGTCTAAATACCCACCTTCACCGTCGTCTTCGTCTTCTTCTTCCTCATCTTCCTCTTCCTCTTGTGCACGTGACTCATATGCTCGCTTAAGTCCATCGAAGAGAAGAATTAAATTCGGTATAATTTTATCGGCCACCTCGCTAAGGACCGCTGGCTTAGCATCACCTAATGATATAAGTGTACATAAACCGAGTACACATAACTTTCTATCGTGGAtactatataaaaaaatattattggaaacttttgataaatatgtacatatccatgcatttatttttattgctCACCCCAAGAAACAGTCAGTATCATGAAGCCATTGTTTAATGAAATGTGATGAAATAGATCCATTATTCGGCTGAGACATTTTCTCCAAAATATTCAGTAGAAGTTGAGGATTATAGTAAAGTGCTGCTATTACTACCTGCATATATGTTGATAATGTTTATGTACAAAGACTATATATTACATTAAGTACATTACCTGTAAACACATGGTTCGTAATTCGGACGACTGCACTTCTCGGGTCAGGCGTGACAGAGCCAATTCAACAAACATCGGAATTACTGAGTCGATTTGGCCTTTGCATTGTAATATTATAACTTCAAGAAGTTTAGCAGCATGACATTCAGGGTCCTCGCCTGGATTACTCGTCAACATCTAAAATAAAGTGGGtgtgtcataaaaaaaattataataaatatttaatatttctCTTACAGTCTTACACATGTCAAACATGGCTAGAAGTCGATTGGGATTGGAAAGAAAAGCTGGTGTATCAACAGTCACATAATTATGTAGGGCTGGCATTATATCAATAAAATAATCCACACCATCCTTTTTAAAAACTTGATAAATCAACTCCATCATTTGCCACATTTCTGGAGAAATTGTTTTGGCTGTTAGATCAAAAACCAAAGAGAACGTCTCCTCATAGAAGTCTATAAAGAATTACCACACATTAAAATATAATATACTTATTAAGAAAATTACGTTTTCATTAGGATTTCAAAGTTTTACCTGTGATATTGTTTTGAAATATGTGACCTACTACATTAATTACAATCGGATGTAAGTTTAATAAAACATCGGGGTGGTCTTCCATAACAGTAAGTAAAGTTTCGATTGTGTTTAACAATCCCATTGCCGTGATCGCTTTCTCATCTGAATTTTCTTCCGATTCAAGCACTTGACTGAAGGTGGTAGCCAAATGCTGACATATTTCCATGGCTACCGGTAGAAGTTGAGTAGTAAATGTACACATAATTTTTTGCATAACATTAGTTAGATCCTCGTTTTCGGTTTCACGTATTATTGTTAATAGTTCTTTagtaatttctttaatttgactcTCGACATACTGTGCAGCGTCATCATTGGTTGATAAAAACATTTGCAACCCAATAGCTGCTTCAACCTTAACTGGAAGTTCTTTATCATTTAATAATGCATGTATATTTAAACGCATAATTTCGGCTAATACTTGGGGATTTTTTAAATGAATGTCACAAAAATAGTGAAGCACCCAACAAGCACGGGCGCGCATATGTCCAGCAGGATTTTGAAATTCAGGAAAGACGTATGTGGTTAACATAGTTTCTACTTGATCACGATATATACGCTTCTTAAGTAACACATCTGCTAATGTTCCGATCATATGCAATGCACCATCTTTTTGTTTATTGTCTGCGTTTGGAGATGTTATAAtctattaaaagtaaaaaaaaatcaaaaccaaatTAAATGACCGCTTTtgctatatataaaaaatatacaataaCAATTCTTTCCCATTCAATAATGATATTTAGCTTACTTGCATTATGATGTTCATAGCCTTGGGTAAAATACCTTTCCGCTTTTTGCAACAAGTGTGTAGTAATGACTGCGCTGCTGGAACCGGTGTTGCATAGTCTTCAAATATATCTTTATGATTCGTTATTTATTAAAatgaagtttttcaaaaatatttcaactAAATTACCGAATTTTAATCTCAAATATTCGTGCGGATCAGTCTCCCATAACTCTTGGTCGGCATCGGTAAAAGACATAATAGGAAATATGACATCTTGAACAATAGCAACCATATGAGGTTTAATTAATTTCCAGGAGTATGCGTGACTTACActgttcgaaaattaatattAACTTAGATATACATATTTATTCCGACAATGTTACTTACGCATTTTTCAAGTAAGCCAAAATATCAGTTAAAACGCGAGGTGATACGTAAATATGATTTCGATATTGATCTAGTATTTTAAGTAGAACTTCCAAAATACCTGACGTAAATGTAGGAAGATACCATTCTGCAAATTTTTGATACTTCTCACTTACAACATTTCGTGGGCTACCATAGCTGGAAAGAAGAAAATAACCAAAATTTACAAATTGAATATTTCTTTATACATTTGATGAATATTGCCATACCGTTCAAACATGCGTACTATTATATGTAAAGCCCACTTTTTTACTTTCCACCATGGAAATTCTGGCTTCTCTTCGTCATCTATATGGGAACAATCTGGTAATGGCCTTTCAGCAATTTGCCGACATATTTCCATCCACTGCGAAAATGTTTCTTTTGTTATCAGATCTAATGGCAGTGTATACTGGGTTAAGGCGTAATAGATTTTTAAAATCTGCTTCTGAAGTAACATGGACTGCTCTGATTGGTCGTTCATTAAATTTATCATCAGCTGATATATCATTGGAAGCAGAAGATTCATTGCTTCATTAAGAGGAACTCGCTCCTCTGAACGTTTGTATTCATACGTTTTTACTAACTGATACATAGTAAGAAGGGCACCATTCCATCCATTGACATCTATTGTTGAATAtaggggttttttttttgtaatgttacaATATTAGAATTAAGTTAAAGTTGCTTAAATTACAAGTAGAACAATATTGTACCTGGATTTTGAAAGTAAATGCTAATATTATCCACAACTTGTGGCCACCGTCCGGGAAAATCATTTCTTATGATATGGTTTACGCATACTGCCAATTGAACTCTAAATTATATACACAAAATAGGAATGTAGAAAGTTAATACTACGGGATTGGTATACTATGACAAACTTTATAATGTCTGGAGCGTGCACAATCGCATCGACAATTGATCCACGTATCATAGCACGATCTTGTTCATGGATGGAGAAAGGTATTGGCTCACCAGCTTTAGCCTCATGGTCTGACCAACTGTTCGTTATAAGGTTTTTTAAATATATCGCTCCCGCTTGACGCACTGGCTGATCTACATTATTTTGCATAACAATTTGCAATATTGTCGGTACAAATCCAATTATTTTGTGAATCTAAAAATGTGAGAAAACGACATtgctattaataataaataaatgcaaggcgcgataacctccgaagagatttaaggccaattcgctattccaattttttttacaaagtggcgggaagggacctacatgttttatgacgacttcgaacggcatctgcaaggcagatgagtcaacttcgctcaacttcgttctggatactgtaacaggttaaactcttacctatccagaatcaaccccgacatacaaaatgtatgccccgcttgcaatgtgtccccacatgacaccaaccatctctataattgtaatgtggaaccaacgcctctaacacccctttccctatggtccacccctgttgaaacagcaagtttccttggactcccgttagaggatattgatgacagtttgtgatcggtcgcgactattaggtggggcgaagcactgctacaacaacaacaacaacagttgtcactaagaagcttttcatggcagaaatacactagtgTTTGCCAATAACTGTCGAGGGTCGACACcaattagaaaaacttttatCTAATTGACAAATCTATTTtctatgttgctttgcccggtgacgtgaacccaggatcttcggtgtggtaggcggatccaCACCACGGCGCCCGCCGACATAGCTATTAATTTGGTAATTAAACGATTTTGCATATTATATTTCCGCTGTAATTGTGGCATTTCTTTCACCAAGTACGCTATACCCAAATTTTCCTAAACAAAATCGTTTGTCGTGGccacgaaattaaaaaaaatcatcagTTGCCTAGACTGATACTTGAGTTTCTGTGTTGACCCGCAACACTCCAATTATCTTCAACGTATACATAAAACTAAAAGTTGATAGATGCTATTGGAACACGTGCTGTGAATAATTCACAAAGTTCTCAATAATTGCAAGTTTTCTTCGAATAGGCTCAGGCACATGTCTTCAGATCGAATATTTCACTAAACATGTAACTCAATCAATAAAAATACCCGTTTCAATGCAAAAATTTTGATATATTACCGCGTACGGATGAAATAACCTCAAATATTTTAACTGAGCTTACTTGAGCCAATTGGTCTTCTGCCGACTTCCTTTGCTCCGGATTCGGCTCGATAGTAGCCCGCAACAAATCAGTTAACTTTTGGACATCCATTTCTGCCAAACTATGCAAAGTATATTACACAGATTACGGATTTGTCCAATATTTAtacaaaacaaagaaaatatcGCGACAATACGACAATGTTAATTTTCAAAACGCACCACCCTTGCCGACGTCAATCAAACTAAGATGACAGTCAAACACCAATGCACCAATGCGAAAAAGAGCGCAAAACGAATTGCAATTATGATTTTGACAGTAACAAgttgccaatttaaaaaagtGGTAATAGCAAAGAGGATATCTATTATCCTCTTtggttgaggggtcgactgctcgactgctcgactgctaatacgctaccaaaaacatcgagagaagtgtcaaacgaCGCATAATCCACagacggaaaataaaaattttaactcgttcaaaagatatatacgaaaaaccgaaaaatgatccGCGGGTCCCTCGGTAACTAATTCATAGTATTTTTCCGCAGAACACCTTGCTGCATTGTCGGCCTTCGGCCGGACTTTTAAAATATTAcgctgggtgg
The Eurosta solidaginis isolate ZX-2024a chromosome 5, ASM4086904v1, whole genome shotgun sequence DNA segment above includes these coding regions:
- the msk gene encoding importin-7, whose protein sequence is MDVQKLTDLLRATIEPNPEQRKSAEDQLAQIHKIIGFVPTILQIVMQNNVDQPVRQAGAIYLKNLITNSWSDHEAKAGEPIPFSIHEQDRAMIRGSIVDAIVHAPDIIKVQLAVCVNHIIRNDFPGRWPQVVDNISIYFQNPDVNGWNGALLTMYQLVKTYEYKRSEERVPLNEAMNLLLPMIYQLMINLMNDQSEQSMLLQKQILKIYYALTQYTLPLDLITKETFSQWMEICRQIAERPLPDCSHIDDEEKPEFPWWKVKKWALHIIVRMFERYGSPRNVVSEKYQKFAEWYLPTFTSGILEVLLKILDQYRNHIYVSPRVLTDILAYLKNAVSHAYSWKLIKPHMVAIVQDVIFPIMSFTDADQELWETDPHEYLRLKFDIFEDYATPVPAAQSLLHTCCKKRKGILPKAMNIIMQIITSPNADNKQKDGALHMIGTLADVLLKKRIYRDQVETMLTTYVFPEFQNPAGHMRARACWVLHYFCDIHLKNPQVLAEIMRLNIHALLNDKELPVKVEAAIGLQMFLSTNDDAAQYVESQIKEITKELLTIIRETENEDLTNVMQKIMCTFTTQLLPVAMEICQHLATTFSQVLESEENSDEKAITAMGLLNTIETLLTVMEDHPDVLLNLHPIVINVVGHIFQNNITDFYEETFSLVFDLTAKTISPEMWQMMELIYQVFKKDGVDYFIDIMPALHNYVTVDTPAFLSNPNRLLAMFDMCKTMLTSNPGEDPECHAAKLLEVIILQCKGQIDSVIPMFVELALSRLTREVQSSELRTMCLQVVIAALYYNPQLLLNILEKMSQPNNGSISSHFIKQWLHDTDCFLGIHDRKLCVLGLCTLISLGDAKPAVLSEVADKIIPNLILLFDGLKRAYESRAQEEEEDEEEEDEDDGEEALSSDEDEVDEFASNYLEQIGEISKKKSAEAGFEMKAEIKDDEDSDDEEEESVDDLNETALEGFTTPIDEDEEENAIDEYVTFKEVFTALSTQDQAWYVLLTSGLTTEQTKALQEIVVTADQRKAAKESKLIEKRGGFAFPQQTVPTSFKFGS